A genomic window from Solanum dulcamara chromosome 11, daSolDulc1.2, whole genome shotgun sequence includes:
- the LOC129872896 gene encoding serine/threonine protein phosphatase 2A 57 kDa regulatory subunit B' theta isoform-like: MIKQILNRLPRKPSKSAENRDGGSSASPSNASTSSRSSDLSSARSGNSSTTTVSGVTSSTLGPNHGDRPPQAANAKVNGSATVFPYETLPSFKDVPSAEKQNLFIKKLNLCCVLFDFTDPTKHLKEKDIKRQTLVELVDYISSANGKFTETVIQEIIKMVYLNLFRPLTPQPRENKVLEAFDLEEDEPLMDPAWPHLQIVYEFFLRFVASPETDAKLAKRYVDHSFVLRLLDLFDSEDPREREFLKTVLHRIYGKFMVHRPFIRKSINNIFYRFIFETEKHNGIAELLEILGSIINGFALPLKEEHKLFLVRALIPLHKPKCVYMYHQQLSYCITQFVEKDCKLADTVIRGLLKYWPITNSSKEVMFLGELEEVLEATQPPEFQRCMVPLFHQISRCLSSSHFQVAERALFLWNNDHVENLIKQNSKVILPIIFPSLEKNARVHWNQAVQSLTLNVRKIFSDIDSELFEECLQKFEEDEAQEEEVKMKREMTWKRLEELAGMKAASNEPVLVSRRTTPHSPSG, translated from the exons ATGATCAAACAGATACTCAATAGGCTGCCTAGAAAGCCTTCCAAGTCAGCAGAAAATCGTGATGGAGGAAGCTCTGCATCACCGTCAAATGCTTCAACTAGTTCTAGAAGCAGTGATTTGTCTAGTGCGCGGTCAGGAAATTCAAGTACCACTACTGTTTCAGGAGTCACTTCTTCGACTTTAGGACCGAATCATGGAGATAGGCCACCACAGGCTGCAAATGCTAAGGTGAATGGAAGTGCAACAGTTTTTCCGTATGAGACCTTGCCTAGTTTTAAAGATGTACCAAGTGCTGAGAAGCAAAACTTGTTCATCAAAAAACTGAACTTGTGCTGTGTGTTATTTGACTTTACTGACCCAACAAAACACTTGAAAGAAAAAGACATCAAGCGGCAGACATTAGTGGAGCTTGTTGATTATATTAGTTCTGCGAATGGAAAATTCACAGAAACTGTCAttcaagaaataattaaaatggTGTATTTAAATCTGTTCAGGCCTCTTACTCCTCAACCTCGTGAAAACAAAGTATTGGAAGCTTTTGACTTAGAAGAAGACGAACCCTTGATGGATCCTGCATGGCCACATCTGCAAATTGTGTATGAGTTCTTTCTCAGATTTGTGGCATCGCCGGAGACAGATGCAAAATTGGCTAAGCGATACGTTGATCACTCTTTTGTTCTAAGGTTATTAGATCTCTTTGATTCAGAAGATCCAAGAGAAAGGGAGTTCTTGAAGACGGTTCTGCACCGCATATATGGAAAATTCATGGTGCACCGCCCTTTCATTAGGAAATCAATCAACAATATATTTTACCGGTTTATCTTTGAAACTGAGAAGCATAATGGAATAGCAGAACTTTTAGAAATTTTGGGCAGTATAATCAATGGATTTGCACTTCCACTGAAGGAAGAGCACAAGTTGTTCCTTGTTCGAGCTCTTATTCCACTTCATAAACCGAAGTGTGTATACATGTATCATCAGCAGTTATCTTACTGCATAACACAATTTGTGGAGAAGGATTGCAAGCTCGCTGACACTGTCATAAGAGGTTTGTTGAAATATTGGCCTATCACAAACAGTTCCAAGGAAGTAATGTTCTTAGGTGAGCTGGAGGAGGTTCTAGAAGCAACTCAGCCTCCAGAATTCCAGCGCTGTATGGTGCCTTTGTTTCATCAGATCAGTCGTTGTTTAAGCAGCTCACACTTTCAG GTGGCTGAGAGGGCCTTGTTCCTATGGAATAATGATCATGTTGAGAACCTAATCAAACAGAATTCTAAAGTTATACTGCCGATAATCTTCCCTTCATTGGAGAAGAATGCTAGAGTCCACTGGAATCAGGCGGTGCAAAGCTTGACATTAAATGTCCGCAAGATCTTCTCTGATATTGATTCTGAACTCTTTGAAGAGTGTTTGcagaaatttgaagaagacGAGGCCCAAGAAGAGGAGGTAAAGATGAAACGTGAAATGACTTGGAAACGGTTAGAGGAGCTTGCTGGAATGAAAGCTGCAAGCAATGAGCCAGTGCTAGTTTCTCGTAGGACAACACCTCATTCACCATCTGGCTAG